GCCTTCGTTCGGGGTAAGTTTAAGCACGGCTTCGCGCATTTCTTTTCCCGGCTTGAATTTGACGACGGCCCGGGGAGGAATGCGCACGTCGGCGGCGGGGGCATTGGGGTTGCGTCCGACGCGGGCCTTGCGGATCTTGACTTCAAAGACACCGAAATTGCGCAACTCCACCTTGGTGCCTTTCGCCACGGCCTCAGCGATGTAGTCGAGAGTTTTCTGAACGACCTCCAGAACTCGCTGCTGAACCAGACTCGTTTCCTCACTGATTCGAACCACCAAGTCACGCTTTGTCATAGGTTTGTTGGGTTGAGTTTGCGTTGTACGCAGTCGGATCTTCGCTACACGGGCTTTTATAACTCCCGTGGCTCCAATGGTCAAGTGAGTAAATCGGGGCCCTTAAGTTTGTGGGGCAGCAAAAGCCGGCAGAAAGAACTGTAATGCGTAAAACGTGAAACGTAACA
Above is a window of Verrucomicrobiota bacterium DNA encoding:
- a CDS encoding integration host factor subunit beta gives rise to the protein MTKRDLVVRISEETSLVQQRVLEVVQKTLDYIAEAVAKGTKVELRNFGVFEVKIRKARVGRNPNAPAADVRIPPRAVVKFKPGKEMREAVLKLTPNEGAPSPAQPKP